TGCTGGCCAGTGCCAGCGCCCAGGCCGGCTTGCGCCTGAGCCTCGACGCCACGTCCCTCAGCCCCGCCGAACGCCGCGCCAGCCAGGCCCTGCTCGATCAGGCCAGCGCCGCCCTGCCGCCCAGCTTCATCCAGCGCCTCGACCGCGAGGTACAGGTCGACTGGTCGGACGACCTGCCCGGCAACGCCTACGGGCGCATCACCCGTCCCGACGGCCTGAGCCTCAATCGCAACCTGCTGCCCCGCCTGGTCGACCCCGTCCTGGCCGACGCCCCTTCCGGGCGCGCCCACGGCAGCCTGCGCCGTGAGCTGCTGGCCACCGTGCTGCATGAGCTGACCCACCTGTATGACCGCGCCCGCCTGTGGCCACACAGCGAACGCCTGCGGCTCGCGCGCTGCCAGGCCCAGGCCGCCAGCAGCGGCCCGGTCGGCCAGGCCGACGGCTGCCGCGGACAGAGCGCGCGACGCTTCACCCTGAGCGACGACCCGCAGCTGCTCGACCTGGCCGGCTGGCCGCAGGCGGTGGGCAAGCGCGGCCAGCGCGAAGCGGCCAACGGCCAGAATGGCCGCAGCCCCGACCTGTACGAGCTGAGCAACCCGCGCGAATTCGTCGCGGTGAATATGGAGTACTTCCTCCTCGACCCGGCCTACGCCTGCCGCCGCCCGGCCCTGCAGCGCTACCTGCGCCAGCACTTCGCCTGGCAGCCGGCTGCCCAGGCCGACTGCGCGGCCAGTTACGCCTACCTCAACGCCGGCCGCGACTTCGCCCGCCAGCCGCTCGGCCAGCTCGACCCCAAGCGCGTCTACGCGGTCGACTACTTGCTCGCCGAACCCAACCAGCAGTGGGCCAGCCGCTGGGGCCACAGCATGCTGCGCCTGGTCATCTGCGCCCCGGGGCGGCCGCTGGGGCCGGATTGCCGGCTGGATCTCGACCAGCACCTGGTGCTCTCCTACCGCGCCTTCGTCGGCGACGTGCAGCTGTCGAGCTGGGATGGCCTGACCGGCGCCTACCCGTCGCGCCTGTTCATCCTGCCGCTGGAGCAGGTGATCGAGGAGTACACCAAGGTCGAGCTGCGCGGCCTGGCCTCGGTGCCGCTGAAGCTGTCGCGCAGCGAGCTGGAACAGCTGGTCGAGCACGCCACCGAGCTGCACTGGAGCTACGACGGCGACTACTGGTTCCTGTCCAACAACTGCGCCGTGGAAACCCTCAAGCTGCTGCGCAGTGGTAGCGGCCGCAGCGAGCTGCAGAGCCTCGACAGCATCATGCCCAATGGCCTGCTGGCGATCCTCGCCGGGCGCGGCCTGGCCGACCTGAGCGTGCTCGCCGACCCGCGCGAGGCGCTGCGCCTGGGCTACCGCTTCGACTCCTACCGCGAGCGCTACCAGGCCATGTTCGGCGTACTGCGCCAGCGCCTGCCGGTGGCGCAGACGGATGTCGAAGACTGGCTGGCCCTGCCTGCCAGCCAGCGCCAGCCGTGGATCGCACGCGCCGACCTGCGCGCCAGCGCCGCCCTGCTACTGCTGGAACAGGCCGCCTTGCGCCGCCAGTTGCTGCTGGCCCAGGACGAGCTCAAGCGCCGCTACCTGGGCGCCCGCGCCAACCCACAGGACGGCCGTTTCGCCGCCGCCGACGACACCCTGCGACAGATCCTCGCCAACAGCGGCTTCCTCAGCCGCCCGGCGGAGCTGCTCGACACCGGCTATGGCCTGCCGCAAGCCGGCGAGTGGCAACGCCTGCAAGCCCAGAGCAGCGAGCGGCAAAAGGCCCTGCGCCGCCTCAGCGACGACCTCGACCAGGAAGTACGCCGCCTGCTCAGCGCCGAGCGCCTGGCCGAAGTGGATGCCGGCGAGGCCAACCTCAAGCAGATCGGCGAACACCTGCGCGTCCTGCACAAGGCCAGCGGCGGCCTGGTACTGCCCTGAAGCGGCTGATGATCCGGCCACTTAGCCTGCAGGGCGGGTGCAACCCGCGCCGGGGCAACGCGGGTTTCACCCGCCCTAGACACGGCTTTACGCAGGGAGCGCACAGCGCACCCTACAAGTTCTCCTCGTCTTCCTCGGGCAGCTGCGGATCCAGATGCAGCCAGGGCAATCGACTCTTCACCCAGATATGCCGATCGGCCGGCGCCTGCGCTACCTCGTCGAGGGTTGCCACCGTCACGTCCAGGCTGCCCGGACTGAGCGTGGTGAACAGCGCCAGCTGGCAGCCGCAGCCTGGGCAGAAATAGCGCGTGCAGGACGCCGACGAGGCGTACGCGCCCGGCTCGCCCGCCGTCCACTGGAAGCCCGCCCGCGCCACGGTGACCCAGGTGGTGACGATGCCGCCGCTGGTGCGCCGGCAGATCGAACAGTGACAGTGGGCGATATCCTGCAGCGCCCCGCCGAAGGCATAGCGCAGCTGCCCGCAATGGCAGCCGCCGGTGTGTAGATCGCTCATTCGCCCCACCTCGCAGTTCAGCTCCCACCCTAGTCGCCGCCATCCGCCTGGGCAATCGCCGTACCGCCGGTTGCCCCAGACCCAGCGAAAGCTGGCTGAAAGCTTCGCCTCTTAGCATCCACCCACTGCCGACTCCAGATCGGCCGGCCGGGCCTGCCCGGCCAACCCCCGACAACAACAAGATGGGTGATTGCCATGCCTCGTTCCGCCTGCCGCAGCGGCCTCGCCGCGCCTGTTCTCCGCTCGTCGCACCCGCTGCGCTGACCCGACCGGAGAAACCGCCATGCTGACTTTCCTCGGCTTCGCCATGGTCATGACCTTCATGTACCTGATCATGAGCAAGCGCCTGTCCGCCCTGATCGCCCTGATCATCGTGCCCATCAGTTTCGCCCTGCTCGGCGGTTTCGCCGCCGGCATCGGCCCGATGATGCTCGAAGGTATCGGCAAACTCGCCCCCACCGGAGTGATGCTGATGTTCGCCATCCTCTATTTCGCCCTGATGATCGACTCCGGCCTGTTCGACCCGGCCGTGCGCGCCATCCTGCGCCTGGTCAAGGGCGACCCGCTCAAGGTGTCCATGGGCACCGCCGCCCTGGCCCTGATCGTCTCCCTCGACGGCGACGGCGCCACCACCTACATGATCTGCGTGGCCGCCATGCTGCCGCTGTACAGCCGGCTGGGCATGAGCCCGCTGATCATGGCCGGGCTGATCATCCTCGCCGGCGGGATCATGAACATGACGCCCTGGGGCGGCCCCACCGCCCGCGCCGCCAGCGCCCTGCACGTCGACCCCTCGCACATCTTCGTGCCGATGATCCCGGCCATGATCGTCGGTTGCATCGCCCTGTTCGGCGTCGCCTGGGTCTACGGCAAGCGCGAGCGCGCACGTCTCGGCGTGCTGCACCTGCCAGACGACCATGAGCAGCACGCCGAGATCAGCGTCTCGCAATACCCGGAAGCGCGCCGGCCCAAGCTGCTGTGGATCAACGGCGCGCTGACCGCCGTCCTGATGGCCACCCTGATCGCCGGCCTGCTACCGCTGCCGGTGCTGTTCATGATCGCCTTCAGCATCGCCATGATCATCAACTACCCCTGCCTGCAGCAGCAGAAGGAACGCATCGCCGCCCACGCCGGCAACGTCCTGGCGGTGGTCGGGCTGATCTTCGCCGCCGGCATCTTCACCGGCATCCTGTCCGGCACCGGCATGGTCGAGGCCATGTCCAAGAGCCTGCTGGCGGTGATTCCCGAAGCGCTCGGCCCGCACCTGGCGGTGATCACCGCGCTGGTGAGCATGCCGTTCACCTTCTTCATGTCCAACGACGCCTTCTATTACGGCGTGCTGCCGGTGCTGGCCGAGGCCGCCAGCCACTACGGCATCAGCCCGGTGGAAATGGCCCGCGCCTCGATCGTCGGCCAGCCGGTGCACCTGCTCAGCCCGCTGGTGCCCTCCACCTACCTGCTGGTCGGCCTGGCCAAGATCGAGTTCGGCGACCACCAGCGCTTCACCTTGAAGTGGGCGGTTCTCATCTGTCTGTGTATCCTGCTTGCCGCATTGTTGCTGGGCGTGTTCCCGCTGTTCGGTTCCCACTGAAGCGAACCCGCCCCGTAGAGCGTGCCGCCGAGGGCTCAAGCCCCGGCGGCATGTTCGTGCTGTAACCCTTTACGCTGAAATTCCACGAGGAAATCGCACATGGAATGGCTGACCAGCCCGGAAATCTGGGTCGCCTTCTTCACCCTGACGGTTCTGGAAATCGTCCTGGGTATCGACAACATCATCATGATCGCCATCCTGGTCGGGCGCATGCCCAAGGCCATGCAACCGAAGACCCGCTTCTTCGGCCTGGCCCTGGCCATGGTCACGCGCATCCTGCTGCTGCTCTCCATCACCTGGGTGATGCGCCTCACCGGCGACCTGTTCCATATCCTGGAGCAGGGCATTTCCGGGCGTGACCTGATCCTGTTCTTTGGCGGCCTGTTCCTCCTGTGGAAGAGCAGCACCGAGATCTACCAGGGCCTGGAAGGCGAAGACGAAACCACCGACGAGCCGAAGAGCATGATGGGCGGCTTTATCGGCACCATCATCCAGATCGCCATCATCGACATCGTGTTCAGCCTGGACTCGGTAATCACCGCCGTCGGCATGGTCTCCAACGTACCGGTGATGGTCGCCGCCATCGTCGTCGCCGTACTGGTGATGATGCTGGCCGCCGGCACCATCAGCGACTTCATCGACAAGCACCCGTCGCTGAAGATGCTGGCCCTGTCGTTCCTTATCGTGGTCGGCACCGTGCTGATCGCCGAAGCCTTCGAAGTCCACGTGCCGAAAGGCTACGTCTACTTCGCCATGGCCTTCTCCCTCGGCGTGGAAGCCCTGAACATCCGCATGCGTACCGCCCGCGGGCGCAGGGAGCAGGATCCGGTGAAACTGCGCAAGGATATTCCGGGCGAATAAGCCTGATCCGCACAAATAAAACGGGGCCATAAGGCCCCGTTTCTGTTTCTTCACCCATCAAAACAGACTGAGCTGATCCTGTGCACCCACCGCAGGGGAGGTCGGTGACGACTCTGGCGAAGTGACACCCAGCCGCTCCGCCAACCCCGCCGCCCGTTCGGCCCTGGTATTCACCGCATCGCTCAGGCGTGCTGGCAGGCCCCAGATTTCCACCTTGTGCTTGGCGCGGGTGATGCCGGTGTAGAACAGCGCGCGGGTCAGCAGCGGGCTGGAGAGCTCGGGCAGCGCCAGCAGCACTTCGCTGAACTCCGAGCCCTGGCTCTTGTGCACGGTCATGGCGAAGGCGCTGTCGTGGCTGGGCAGGCGCGCCGGGGCGAAGGCGCGGTAGCCGTCCTCACCTTCGAAATACACCCTGAGACCGTGCTCGCCGTGCAGGCACAGGCCGATGTCACCGTTGAATAGGCCCAGCGCATAGTCGTTCTGTCGCACCATCACCGCGCGGCCGGGATACCAGCGTTCGCGTTCGGCCAGGCTGTAACGGCGCTTGATCCGCGCCTCCAGCGCCTCGTTGAGGCCGCTGACGCCCCACGGCCCTTCGCGTTGGGCGGTAAGGGCGCGGAAGGCGTTGAAGGCGGCGAAGGCCTGGGCCGGATCGCCCGCGCGGGCGGCCTGCAGGTAGGGGCGATAGCCCTGGTCGAGGCGCTCGAGCAGGGCGGCCGGAGTCGGCTGCGCCTGCCAGTGCAGGTCGGCGCGGTTTTCCTTGAGCAGGTTCAGCGTGCCGGGGGCATCGCCGCCATTGATGCGGCGTGCCAGCTCGCCGATGCCGCTGTCGCCGGCAAAGCGGTGGCTGTGGGTGAGCAGCACCACGGCGTCACCCAGCCGCGAGCGTGGCGGCTCGACCGGCACGCTTTGCCCGGTGATGCGCTGCAGCTCGGCCACAGCAACGGCGTCGAAGCCGCGCCCTTCGCACAGCTCGGCGAATACCGCGCCAGCCTCCACGGCGGCCAGCTGATCCTTGTCGCCGAGCAGGATCAGCCGCGCGTGCGGCGGCAGGGCATCGACCAGCTTGGCCATCAGCGCCAGGTCGACCATCGAGGCTTCGTCGACCACCAGCACATCCAGCGCCAGCGGCCGCGCCGCATCGTGGCGCACCCTGGGCGTGTCACCCCGGCTGCCGAGCAGGCGGTGCAGGGTGCGCGCCTCTTCCGGCAGGGCGGCCTTGATCGCCTCGCTGACTGGCAGCTCCGCCTTGGCATTGCGGATCGCCTCGGCCATGCGCGCCGCCGCCTTGCCGGTGGGCGCGGCCAGGCCGATGGCCAACTGGGCGCCACCCGGCTGTTCGAGCAGGGCCGCAAGCAGGCGCACCACGGTGGTGGTCTTACCGGTGCCGGGGCCGCCGGAGATCACTGCCAGACGTCGGCGCACGGCCTGGGCAGCGGCCAGGCGTTGCCAGTCCGGTTGCTGCTGATTGAAAGCAAACAGGCGCGCCAGGCTTTCCGTCAGCACGGCTTCGTCGACCTGCGGCAGATCGTCGGCGCGGGCCAGCAACTGGCTGGCAAGCTGGCTTTCGTAGGCCTGGTAGCGGGCCAGATAGAGGCGCGAACCATCGAGGATCAGCGGGGCGAACTGACCGGGCCCAGCAACCAGCGGCGAGGCGACGAGCTGCTGACGCCACTCGGTGAGGGCAGGCAGGACGAAGGCGAACTCCGGCCACGGCCGTTGCCCGGCCAGGCGCGCCAGCGGCAGGCACACATCGCCCTTGTCCAGCGCCTCGCAGCACAGCGCGGCGCTGGCCAGCACGCTGTCCGGCGCCGTCGGGTCGAGGCGACGCAGGCTATCGACCAGGGCGCGCTCCAGCGGGCCGAGAGGCAGATCCAGCAGGCTCATCGCAGCCACTCCAGATCAGCCGTAGCCCGGATGCAATCCGGGAGCGGAATTCCCCGGATTGCATCCGGGCTACAGGTACGGCGCATCAGTGGCCCTCCGCAAACAGTCGATCGAGGGCATCCAGCAACGCATCGCTGGGCCGGGCGAAGTACACGCCGGCCTGGGGCATGCCGCGCAGGAACAGGTAGTAGGCGCCGCCGAGCTGTTCGTCCTGGAAGTCGGCCAGGCGCTGGCGCAGGAAACGCCGCAGCGCCACCAGGTAGATCAGGTACTGCAGGTAGTAGTGCTCGCCGGCCAGGGCCTGCAGCAGGCGCTCGCCGCCGTAGTGGCTGGCGTCCGGGCCGAGCCAGTTGGACTTGTAGTCGAGGATGAACCAGCGTCCCTGGTGTTCGAAAGTCAGGTCGATAAAGCCCTTGAGGAAGCCCTTGAGGCTGTCGAACTCCAGGCGCTCGGCGGCCTGGCGCAGCGGTTCGGCCAGGCCCATGGCCGGGTCGACCAGGATCGTGCGCAGGCGCTGCACATCCAGATCGGCCACAGGAAAAGTGAAACCCAGCTCGGGCAAGCGCCGCGCCGCCTGTAGGCTGGCCAGGGTCAGGCCATGGCCGTCCAGGTCGCTGTCGAGCACCTGCTGCAGATGGGCGCAGGCGATAGCCGTCCACAGTTCGGCGTTGATGCCATGGGCGGTCAGTGCCGGTTCGACCAGTTCGGCCAACGGCGCCTTGCCGCGCGCCCAGTCTTCGAGGATGGCGTGCAGGCAGGTACCGGCGCGGGCGCCACGGGGGAAGGCGAAGAAGCCGCTGCCCGGCTCGCTGGCGTCGGGCATGACCAGGCCGTCGCGATCCGGCGCTTCCATATGCATGCCCGCAGCCAGACCGGAGAAACTGCCGATACGCCAGGCGCTGTGCAGGCTGCGCTGGAACTGCTGCAACTGGGCCGGCGGCGTGGCGCGCTGCTCGCCGGCGGCATTGGCCTCACGGGCCAGCAGCGGCAGGCGGGCGATCATCCCGGCGCTGCTTTCGGCCAGGCGATCCAGCTCGGCAGCCAGGGCCACGCCGGATTTCTCGTTGAGATGCCCGGCCAGTTCAGCGAGGGCATCGTCGCCACCCAGCTCACGGCCGTGCAGCAGCCAGGCCAGGGCGCTGCTGTGCAGGCCTTCGTCAGGCAGGCCGCCGTCCTTCTTCGGCTTGGGCACGGCGACCGGGCCCCAGTGCAGCCACAGGCGATGCTCGGCGCGGGTCAGGGCCACATAAGTCAGGCGCAGCTTCTCGGCGAACACCTCGCGCCGCGCCGTTTCCAGGCGCTCGTCGAGGCGTGCGCTGCCGAGGTCGAGCAGCGGCTGGCCATGTTCGTCGTGGCAGCGAGCGCTGTCGGTATGCTGGCCAAGCAGGCGGCCGTCCCACAGGAAGGGGCAGAACACCAGCGGGTACTCCAGGCCCTTGGAGGTGTGGATGGTAACGATCTGCACCCGTTCGGCATCGCTTTCCAGGCGCAGCAGGGCATCCTCACCGGCGCCCTCGCTGCCGCGCTGGCCGTTGAACCAGGCGAGCAGGGCTTCCAGGCCGGGGCGCTGCAGGCTCTCGGTCTGCAGCAGTTCGGCCAGGTGCAGCAGGTTGGTCAGCCGGCGTTCGCCGTCGATGCCGGCCAGCAGGCGCTCGGCCACCTGTTCCTGATCCAGCCAGGCTCTGAACACCCGCATAAAGCCGTGCTGCTGCCACAGCTGGTGGTATTGCTCGGCGTCGGCGCGCTCCTTGTCCCAGGCGCGCTCGTCGTCCTGGCAGCGCGCCAGCTGCGCGGCATCACGGCCGAGCAGGCGGCTGGCCAGGGCATAGCGCAGCACGCCCTCGCGGCCCGGCTCGGCGTAGGCGGCCAGCACCGCGGCCAGCTCGCCGGCTTCCTCGCTGTGCCACACACTGTCGCGGCCACGGCGCACGCTGGGCACCCCGCGGGCCGCCAGCTCATCGGCGATGCTGGCCGCCTCGCGGTGGCTGGCCACCAGCACGGCGATATCGCCACCCCGCAGCGGCGTGCGCGCGCCCTTGTCGTCGAAATAGGCTCTGCCCTCGCCACTGGCAGCCAGCAGCCCGGCGATACGCTGGGCGGTGTCGAGGGCGGCGATCTCGCCGGCGCGGCCCTTGCTCAGGCCGTCGTCACCCAGCCAGACCAGGGCCAGCGGCGCAGCGCTGTCTTCGTCCGGCAGCACCAGCTGCGCCCGTGATTTGGCCCCGGCGCTGACCGGCGGGTAGTCCAGGCCGCGCTCGGCAAACGGCTGCGGGCGGGCGAACAGGCGGTTCAGCGCGTCGATCAGCTGCGGTGTGGAGCGGAAGTTGAACGGCAGGTCGTAGCGCCGCGCCGCGGCATCGCGGGCGGTGAGGTAGGTGGCCAGGTCGGCGCCACGGAAGGCATAGATCGCCTGCTTGGGATCGCCAACGAAGCACAGGTCGCCGCCCTCGCGGTAGATGCGATCGAAGATCTGGTACTGCACCGGATCGGTGTCCTGGAATTCGTCGATCAGCGCCAGCGGGTATTGCGTGCGCAGGGTCGTGGCCAGGTCGGCACCGGCCGGGCCTTGCAGCGCCTCGTTGAGGCGGTTGAGCAGGTCGTCGAAGGCCAGCAGGCGCTGCGCCGCCTTGCGCGCCGGCAGCTCGGCGTTGAGCTGGTCGAGCAGCTGTACCTGCAGGGCGATCAGCTTCTGCCGCCCGGCCGGCACGGCGGCGCCGAGCGCTTCGGCCAGCTGGTCGAAAGCCTCGGCAAGGGCGCCCTGCGGTGCGTCGAAACCTTTCTTGGTGGCCTTGTACAGCGCCGCCGCGCCGAACTTGGCCAGGCCATCCGGTTGCTCGAACAGCGCCGCCGGGTCGGCGAAGTAGGCGTCCAGGCCGGCGGCCCACAGCTGGAACTTGCCGGCCTTGTGGGTGCTCTGACTGAGCCCGGTATGCTCGCGCAGCTGCGCGACAAAGGCCGCGCCCTGCTCGCGCCACAGCTGCTCGGCGCGTTCCCAGGCGTTGCTGGCGGCGTTCAGTTCATCGCCACTCAAGGTCTCGCGCGGCTCGATGCGCAGGTAGGGCTTGCCCAGGTGGCTGCGCAGGGCCTGGCGCAGGCTGCCCGGGGTGATTTTCTGCTTGGCCAGGAAGCGCGCCCAGGCCGGGTCGGCCGCCGCCAGCACATGGCGCCAGGCATCGGCGAGCAGGGCGTCGAGCACCTCGCGGTCGTCCTGGGTCAGTTCGGCGTCGAAGTCGCCGCCGGCCTCGAACGCCGCGTCCTGCAGGGCGCGCTGACAGAAGCCGTGGATGGTGAAGATGGCCGCCTCGTCGAAACCATGCACGGCCAGCAGCAGACGCCGGCGCGCCTCCTCGCCAGGATGGCGGCTATGCAGTTCGCGGAGGAAGGGATCGCTACTCGGCGTGCCTTCGTAGACCGCCAGCAGCTCGGCCAAGCGTGCGCGAATGCGCTCGCGCAGCTCGGCGGTGGCGGCGGTGGTGTAGGTGACCACCAGAATCTGGCTGACGCTGAGCTGCTGCTCCAGCAGCAGACGCGCGTACAGCGCGGTCAGCGTCCAGGTCTTGCCGGTACCGGCGCTGGCCTCGATCAGCGAGCGGCCGGTGAAGGAGGAAGTCTGCAGGTCGAGGCTCATGCGTCCTCCTCGTCGGCGGCCAGGGCCAGCAAGGCCGGGCCGAGCAGCTGTTCGGCCAGTTGCTCGAAGCGCTCGCCGAGCGGTTCGCGCTCACGGAAGGCCAGGGCATTCCAGGGGTCGAGGGCTTCGCCGGGAATCGGGCTGAAGTCGGCGCCGAGCCAGGCGCTCTGGGCATTGGCCCGCGCCGCGTCGAGCGGTTCCTTCTTGCTGCGTGCGCTGGGGGTGAGCAGGGCCTTGGCGAATTCGTAGCTGCTGCGTGACAGGAACGGCAGCGGCGCGCTGAGCGCCTCGCGGTAGGCGGCCAGCCAGCCCTCCAGCAGCTCGCGGGCATTGGCTTGCGGGCCGAGCTGCCAGTCGCCGGCCGGCGACACCAGCAGGCTGTCGCGGGCGATGCCTTCGCCGGCGGCGACATTGAGCAGCAGGTGGCGCAGCCAGAAGCCGGGTAGATCCCAGGCGCTCGGCGCATTCAGGCGCCAGTCGAACAAGCCGGCACTGGTCACGCCGTCCAGCCAGCCATGCAGGCGCACGCCAGCCAAGCTGATATCCACTAGCAGTGGTTGCGGCGCTTCCGCCGGGCGAGCCTCGAACAGCCGCGGGGCAAAGGCGCGCACCGGGCCGCGCAGCTTGCCCCACAGGGCGTGGCCCAGCTCGCCGGTAGGCAGCCAGCCAGCGGCGCGGGCAATGCGGCGTTCCTGCTGCTCGCTCCAGTCGCGCTCCACCGCCTGCAGGGCCAGATGGCGCAGGCCACGGCGGGCCGGGCCTTCGAGAGCGAAGGGCTCGTCGCTGGCAATGGCTTCCTCGGCATCGGCCAGACGCAGGCCCAGGCGCTGCTCGAGGAGGAAGCGCGCCGGGTTGCGGAAGCACAGCAGCAGCTGCGCCGGCTCGATGGTCAGCCAGTCCTCGCCCGGCTCCGGCAGCTGGGTGATGAAAGGCGGCGGGCTCAGCAGCGGCGCCTCGGCCAGGCGCTGAGCGGCGCGGAACCAGGAACCGGCGAAGCCCAGCTGCTGGCCGCTCTGCTGGAAGTTGCCAGGGGCGAACGGCTGCAGCGGATGGGCCACGCTGATCGCCGCGCTGGCCTTGCCGCTGGCCGCCACGGCGGTGATATCCACCGCTTCGAGCAGCTCGCTGACCAGCACCGAAGGCGGCAGCACGGCGTTGTCGCGCGGGTCGCGGCCGACGTAGCTGAGGTACAGGCCGTCGCGCGCCGAGAGCAGGGTTTCCAGCAGCAGGTAGCGGTCGTCCAGCCGTCGTGCGCGGTCGCCACGGCGGGGCTTGTGGCTGATCAGGTCGAAGCCGGCCGCCGGCGTGCGACGCGGCAGGGCACCGTCGTCCAGGCCAAGCAGGCAGACCAGGCGGAACGGCAGGCTGCGCATCGGCACCATGGTGCAGAAGGTCACCGCGCCGGTGAGGAAACCTGAAGCCCCGCCACCAGCCTCCAGCGCCGTGCCGAGCTGCTGGCGCACCAGGGCCAGCTCCAGCGGGCGCTCGATGCCCGCATCCGCCGCCTGGCGGGCCAGCGCGGCGCAGGCCTGGCTG
The window above is part of the Pseudomonas alcaligenes genome. Proteins encoded here:
- a CDS encoding DUF4105 domain-containing protein, coding for MIRATRWLAALALLASASAQAGLRLSLDATSLSPAERRASQALLDQASAALPPSFIQRLDREVQVDWSDDLPGNAYGRITRPDGLSLNRNLLPRLVDPVLADAPSGRAHGSLRRELLATVLHELTHLYDRARLWPHSERLRLARCQAQAASSGPVGQADGCRGQSARRFTLSDDPQLLDLAGWPQAVGKRGQREAANGQNGRSPDLYELSNPREFVAVNMEYFLLDPAYACRRPALQRYLRQHFAWQPAAQADCAASYAYLNAGRDFARQPLGQLDPKRVYAVDYLLAEPNQQWASRWGHSMLRLVICAPGRPLGPDCRLDLDQHLVLSYRAFVGDVQLSSWDGLTGAYPSRLFILPLEQVIEEYTKVELRGLASVPLKLSRSELEQLVEHATELHWSYDGDYWFLSNNCAVETLKLLRSGSGRSELQSLDSIMPNGLLAILAGRGLADLSVLADPREALRLGYRFDSYRERYQAMFGVLRQRLPVAQTDVEDWLALPASQRQPWIARADLRASAALLLLEQAALRRQLLLAQDELKRRYLGARANPQDGRFAAADDTLRQILANSGFLSRPAELLDTGYGLPQAGEWQRLQAQSSERQKALRRLSDDLDQEVRRLLSAERLAEVDAGEANLKQIGEHLRVLHKASGGLVLP
- a CDS encoding GFA family protein, whose translation is MSDLHTGGCHCGQLRYAFGGALQDIAHCHCSICRRTSGGIVTTWVTVARAGFQWTAGEPGAYASSASCTRYFCPGCGCQLALFTTLSPGSLDVTVATLDEVAQAPADRHIWVKSRLPWLHLDPQLPEEDEENL
- a CDS encoding CitMHS family transporter, which translates into the protein MLTFLGFAMVMTFMYLIMSKRLSALIALIIVPISFALLGGFAAGIGPMMLEGIGKLAPTGVMLMFAILYFALMIDSGLFDPAVRAILRLVKGDPLKVSMGTAALALIVSLDGDGATTYMICVAAMLPLYSRLGMSPLIMAGLIILAGGIMNMTPWGGPTARAASALHVDPSHIFVPMIPAMIVGCIALFGVAWVYGKRERARLGVLHLPDDHEQHAEISVSQYPEARRPKLLWINGALTAVLMATLIAGLLPLPVLFMIAFSIAMIINYPCLQQQKERIAAHAGNVLAVVGLIFAAGIFTGILSGTGMVEAMSKSLLAVIPEALGPHLAVITALVSMPFTFFMSNDAFYYGVLPVLAEAASHYGISPVEMARASIVGQPVHLLSPLVPSTYLLVGLAKIEFGDHQRFTLKWAVLICLCILLAALLLGVFPLFGSH
- a CDS encoding TerC family protein → MEWLTSPEIWVAFFTLTVLEIVLGIDNIIMIAILVGRMPKAMQPKTRFFGLALAMVTRILLLLSITWVMRLTGDLFHILEQGISGRDLILFFGGLFLLWKSSTEIYQGLEGEDETTDEPKSMMGGFIGTIIQIAIIDIVFSLDSVITAVGMVSNVPVMVAAIVVAVLVMMLAAGTISDFIDKHPSLKMLALSFLIVVGTVLIAEAFEVHVPKGYVYFAMAFSLGVEALNIRMRTARGRREQDPVKLRKDIPGE
- the recD gene encoding exodeoxyribonuclease V subunit alpha; amino-acid sequence: MSLLDLPLGPLERALVDSLRRLDPTAPDSVLASAALCCEALDKGDVCLPLARLAGQRPWPEFAFVLPALTEWRQQLVASPLVAGPGQFAPLILDGSRLYLARYQAYESQLASQLLARADDLPQVDEAVLTESLARLFAFNQQQPDWQRLAAAQAVRRRLAVISGGPGTGKTTTVVRLLAALLEQPGGAQLAIGLAAPTGKAAARMAEAIRNAKAELPVSEAIKAALPEEARTLHRLLGSRGDTPRVRHDAARPLALDVLVVDEASMVDLALMAKLVDALPPHARLILLGDKDQLAAVEAGAVFAELCEGRGFDAVAVAELQRITGQSVPVEPPRSRLGDAVVLLTHSHRFAGDSGIGELARRINGGDAPGTLNLLKENRADLHWQAQPTPAALLERLDQGYRPYLQAARAGDPAQAFAAFNAFRALTAQREGPWGVSGLNEALEARIKRRYSLAERERWYPGRAVMVRQNDYALGLFNGDIGLCLHGEHGLRVYFEGEDGYRAFAPARLPSHDSAFAMTVHKSQGSEFSEVLLALPELSSPLLTRALFYTGITRAKHKVEIWGLPARLSDAVNTRAERAAGLAERLGVTSPESSPTSPAVGAQDQLSLF
- the recB gene encoding exodeoxyribonuclease V subunit beta gives rise to the protein MSLDLQTSSFTGRSLIEASAGTGKTWTLTALYARLLLEQQLSVSQILVVTYTTAATAELRERIRARLAELLAVYEGTPSSDPFLRELHSRHPGEEARRRLLLAVHGFDEAAIFTIHGFCQRALQDAAFEAGGDFDAELTQDDREVLDALLADAWRHVLAAADPAWARFLAKQKITPGSLRQALRSHLGKPYLRIEPRETLSGDELNAASNAWERAEQLWREQGAAFVAQLREHTGLSQSTHKAGKFQLWAAGLDAYFADPAALFEQPDGLAKFGAAALYKATKKGFDAPQGALAEAFDQLAEALGAAVPAGRQKLIALQVQLLDQLNAELPARKAAQRLLAFDDLLNRLNEALQGPAGADLATTLRTQYPLALIDEFQDTDPVQYQIFDRIYREGGDLCFVGDPKQAIYAFRGADLATYLTARDAAARRYDLPFNFRSTPQLIDALNRLFARPQPFAERGLDYPPVSAGAKSRAQLVLPDEDSAAPLALVWLGDDGLSKGRAGEIAALDTAQRIAGLLAASGEGRAYFDDKGARTPLRGGDIAVLVASHREAASIADELAARGVPSVRRGRDSVWHSEEAGELAAVLAAYAEPGREGVLRYALASRLLGRDAAQLARCQDDERAWDKERADAEQYHQLWQQHGFMRVFRAWLDQEQVAERLLAGIDGERRLTNLLHLAELLQTESLQRPGLEALLAWFNGQRGSEGAGEDALLRLESDAERVQIVTIHTSKGLEYPLVFCPFLWDGRLLGQHTDSARCHDEHGQPLLDLGSARLDERLETARREVFAEKLRLTYVALTRAEHRLWLHWGPVAVPKPKKDGGLPDEGLHSSALAWLLHGRELGGDDALAELAGHLNEKSGVALAAELDRLAESSAGMIARLPLLAREANAAGEQRATPPAQLQQFQRSLHSAWRIGSFSGLAAGMHMEAPDRDGLVMPDASEPGSGFFAFPRGARAGTCLHAILEDWARGKAPLAELVEPALTAHGINAELWTAIACAHLQQVLDSDLDGHGLTLASLQAARRLPELGFTFPVADLDVQRLRTILVDPAMGLAEPLRQAAERLEFDSLKGFLKGFIDLTFEHQGRWFILDYKSNWLGPDASHYGGERLLQALAGEHYYLQYLIYLVALRRFLRQRLADFQDEQLGGAYYLFLRGMPQAGVYFARPSDALLDALDRLFAEGH